A window from Cryptomeria japonica chromosome 1, Sugi_1.0, whole genome shotgun sequence encodes these proteins:
- the LOC131048665 gene encoding pectinesterase codes for MKKIVGALFVASFCFYVLLHKGPTPARRFVRGLYEELALNVVDSVCKATLYPNVCFLTLHALNPQTTTSGGSIKDMAIVSLEVSLQEVQKLSMLSNDEISHGTIEDCGTLFESSLRHLNGSLEMLRKSGEWKKEQADDVKTWLSASLTDLDTCKQPFEALNTRVTKLVSNSLAIVNLIPVLVGSIHRRLLSEAPSLEDGFPSWLSPNDRRLLQSPPGGGVAADVVVAADGTGNYKTISEAVEGAPSKSNGRYVIHVKAGVYTERVTVSKDNIMLIGDGKDASVVSGSKSGSSLKSIPTFAATGKGFIARDIGFENTAGANDGQAIALRAASDQSVYYRCSLKSYQDTLYAYSLRQFYRECDIYGSVDFIFGNAAAVFQSCNIISRQRGGGSANYITAHGRTDPNQNTGFSIDECKVTGSMRTYLGRPWKQYARTVFMQSYLDGSIDPAGWSEWSGSSSTKTVYYGEYMNNGPGAGAAKRVQWPGYHIISTAAEATKFTVAELISGNSWLPSTGVAFRAGLIS; via the exons ATGAAAAAGATTGTTGGTGCATTGTTTGTAGCCAGCTTTTGCTTCTATGTACTGCTACACAAGGGTCCAACCCCTGCACGGCGCTTTGTCAGAGGATTGTACGAAGAGCTAGCCTTGAATGTGGTTGATTCTGTGTGTAAGGCTACGCTTTACCCAAATGTGTGCTTCTTAACTCTTCATGCTCTTAACCCTCAAACCACTACATCTGGAGGGTCCATTAAGGATATGGCCATAGTTTCGCTGGAAGTGAGCCTTCAAGAGGTTCAAAAGCTCTCAATG TTGAGCAACGATGAGATTAGTCATGGTACGATTGAGGATTGTGGGACGCTATTTGAATCTTCGCTTCGCCATCTGAACGGATCTTTGGAAATGCTGAGGAAGTCCGGGGAGTGGAAGAAGGAGCAGGCAGACGACGTGAAGACATGGCTCAGCGCTTCACTCACCGACCTCGATACATGCAAGCAGCCATTTGAAGCACTCAACACACGTGTTACCAAACTGGTGAGCAATTCTCTCGCCATTGTCAACTTAATTCCTGTTCTTGTGGGCTCCATTCATCGCCGCCTTTTATCCGAAGCACCATCTCTGGAAGATGGTTTCCCAAGCTGGTTGTCTCCCAACGATCGGCGGCTTCTTCAGAGCCCTCCTGGAGGCGGCGTGGCGGCGGACGTGGTGGTGGCGGCGGACGGCACCGGGAATTACAAGACCATCTCTGAAGCAGTGGAAGGTGCTCCCAGTAAGAGTAATGGGAGATATGTAATCCATGTCAAAGCTGGTGTGTACACAGAGCGTGTTACCGTGTCGAAAGATAATATCATGCTCATTGGAGATGGGAAAGACGCTAGCGTCGTTAGTGGCAGCAAGTCTGGATCTTCCCTCAAGTCCATTCCAACTTTCG CTGCGACTGGGAAAGGATTTATTGCACGGGACATAGGATTTGAGAACACAGCAGGAGCAAACGACGGCCAGGCCATTGCGCTCCGAGCGGCATCAGATCAATCAGTGTATTATCGTTGCAGCCTGAAGAGCTACCAAGACACTCTCTACGCTTATTCTCTTCGCCAGTTTTACAGAGAATGCGACATCTATGGCAGCGTCGATTTCATATTCGGCAACGCAGCCGCAGTGTTCCAGAGCTGCAATATAATCTCCCGTCAACGTGGCGGCGGGAGTGCAAACTATATTACGGCGCATGGGAGAACTGATCCCAACCAAAATACGGGCTTCTCCATCGATGAGTGCAAGGTCACGGGTTCGATGCGCACAtatttgggaagaccatggaagcAATACGCTCGTACGGTATTCATGCAGTCTTACTTGGATGGTAGCATTGATCCAGCTGGTTGGTCCGAGTGGTCGGGAAGTTCTTCCACAAAAACAGTATATTATGGAGAATATATGAACAATGGGCCAGGCGCAGGAGCTGCAAAGCGAGTGCAGTGGCCTGGATATCATATCATTTCAACTGCAGCAGAGGCCACCAAATTCACTGTAGCAGAGCTCATCTCTGGAAACTCATGGTTGCCCTCCACCGGGGTGGCGTTCCGAGCTGGTCTGATCTCATGA